A segment of the Luteolibacter sp. Y139 genome:
GCCGTGCGAGGACATCGAGGACACCCATGATCACCTCGTATTGGGTGGCGCGGTTGCCGCGAACCACGGCGGGAAGATCAGGAGTGGTGGACTTCAAGGAAGCCAGGCGGCGCTCCAGCTCGCCGAGCGTGACCGGCTCGCGGTTCAGCTCGATCTTGCCATTGTCATCGATGAGGATGGCCTGGACCTTCGGTGCGTTCGGATTCGCCGCAGCGGGACTCTTGCTGGCACTGGGAAGCTGCACCTTCATCCCCTTCACCGCGGCCGTGGTCATGATGATGAAGATCAACAGCAGCACCAGGTAGAGATCCACCATCGGCGTGACGTTGATGTCGTCGTAGTCTTTTCCGTCTCCGGCTTGCATGGCTGGATTCAGTTGGATCCCTCGGCAGCGAGGCCGATGTTATCGATGCCCACGCGCCCGAGCACTTCGAGCACGTCCATCACTCCTTGGTATTGGCTCTTGCGGTCGCCACGGATGACGACCGGCAGGTCCTTGGTCGTGGCCTTCAGCTTGCCGAGCTTGGATTCCAGCTCGGCGAGGCTCACGGGATAGGTATTGAGGGCGATCTTGCCCTGGGTATTCACGGTGATGGCCTGCATCTTCCGCTGCGACAGATCCATCGCCGCCGCCGACTTCGGCAACTGCACCTTCATCCCCTGCACGCCTGCGGTCGTAAGGATGATGAAGATCAACAGCAGCACCAGGTAGAGGTCCACCATCGGCGTGACGTTGATGTCGTCGTAGGACTTGTCGTCGGCGGAAGCCATGGGTCAGGCGGCCTTGTCGTTGTTGGTAGGCGCGTAGGGTGAAGACTCCCCCGCTGGCGGATAAAACTCGGCCATCTTCGCGACGAACTCGTCGATGAAGACGTGCATGTCGCTCGTGGTCTCCTTGATGCGACTGTTCAGGTAGCTATAGATGAACAGCGCGGGAATCGCGACGACCAGGCCGGCCACGGTGGCGAGCAAGGCGGAGGCAATGCCTGGCGCGATCGAGTTCACATCCACTTCGCCACTCTTCGAGATGATGGCGAAGGTGATCATCACCCCGACCACCGTGCCAAGCAGGCCGACATAAGGACCACCGGCGATACTGATCGTCAGATACACGAGTCCTTTCGTCAGGCGATGGGTTTCGCGGACCAGACCGCGATCAAGCGCGGCCCGCACCGCTTGAATCGAGCGCCCGGAAAGACCCTTCGTGCGATCCTTGTCGCGGTCCAGGCGATGCCGGATTTCCTTCGAGCCGATGTGATAAATTTGATAAAGCGGCGAGCTCTTGATCAGGTTGCGGGTGCGGTCGTCAGCACCTCCTTCCAATGACTCGATCCCGGCAGGATCATTGTGATCCAAGGCCGTTAGATCCGCCGAAAGTTCTTCCCACTGCTGGAGGAAGGCTCGCGTCCCCTTCTGAACCGTATTGAGGTAATTGAACTTCTGGAATGCGACGGTCCAGCCGACCACGATCATGATCACGCAGACACCGATGGCGATCCAGCCGTCGAACATCATGTTCTTCGCGATGTCGCCGAAGAGCATCATGTGCTCCAGCGCATTGCTGTGACCACCGCCACCTTCGCCGCCCTCCACTTCGCCCAGGGTGACAGTGCGCTGCCCCGCATCCGTGCCACCCTGACTGATCGCGGCAAACTTCACCCAATCGGCAGAACGCGCGCCTTTCGAGATCTCAAGCTCATCGATTTCCCCAACGAAACGAGAACCGGCTTCAGCACCACCAATCGTCAGCGGACCATCGAGCACTGGCAAGGCCGCAACCAACTGGCTGACCGGCTCGCCATTCACAAACAGCGACACCTTTCCGGCCTCGGCCGTCACTGCGAGATGAGTCCAGCTTGCCGGGGCCACCGGTTGGCCCGGCGTGCTCCGTTGCCCGCCCACGGTCACGACCGGCACGCCCTGATCGAGCGCGATGCGAAAATCACCCCGGCGGAAGATCTCCGCGCCAGCCTGTA
Coding sequences within it:
- a CDS encoding DUF2341 domain-containing protein, with the translated sequence MIARHVIASLLLLAPLHAAEGWWNKDWTHRQKITINTGADAAKLSGPVENAAVLVRLHEGNFQFAHAATDGSDLRFVTDDGTVLPHEIEKFDGMVDGGFIWVKVPSLAAGNTTVNLYYGAANPSAVPAAKTTDVHDEALVWHFADRGAAPADATANGNNGSIALTTSEGAIIGSGARLLGADPVTVVASPSLDFGGGFTWSAWVKPNALQAGAEIFRRGDFRIALDQGVPVVTVGGQRSTPGQPVAPASWTHLAVTAEAGKVSLFVNGEPVSQLVAALPVLDGPLTIGGAEAGSRFVGEIDELEISKGARSADWVKFAAISQGGTDAGQRTVTLGEVEGGEGGGGHSNALEHMMLFGDIAKNMMFDGWIAIGVCVIMIVVGWTVAFQKFNYLNTVQKGTRAFLQQWEELSADLTALDHNDPAGIESLEGGADDRTRNLIKSSPLYQIYHIGSKEIRHRLDRDKDRTKGLSGRSIQAVRAALDRGLVRETHRLTKGLVYLTISIAGGPYVGLLGTVVGVMITFAIISKSGEVDVNSIAPGIASALLATVAGLVVAIPALFIYSYLNSRIKETTSDMHVFIDEFVAKMAEFYPPAGESSPYAPTNNDKAA
- a CDS encoding ExbD/TolR family protein, producing MQAGDGKDYDDINVTPMVDLYLVLLLIFIIMTTAAVKGMKVQLPSASKSPAAANPNAPKVQAILIDDNGKIELNREPVTLGELERRLASLKSTTPDLPAVVRGNRATQYEVIMGVLDVLARLKITKIGLATQPAKS
- a CDS encoding ExbD/TolR family protein, translating into MASADDKSYDDINVTPMVDLYLVLLLIFIILTTAGVQGMKVQLPKSAAAMDLSQRKMQAITVNTQGKIALNTYPVSLAELESKLGKLKATTKDLPVVIRGDRKSQYQGVMDVLEVLGRVGIDNIGLAAEGSN